One Cellulomonas soli DNA window includes the following coding sequences:
- a CDS encoding DEAD/DEAH box helicase translates to MNGHPSVSSVLSSSTPTSGSAPADSTVVFDDLGLPAPLAAAVADLGFVTPSAIQEQAVPALLSGRDIVGVAQTGTGKTAAFGLPLLAAIDPSVHGVQAIVLTPTRELAMQVADAISSFATHLPGIDVVAVYGGAPFLPQQRALQRGAQVVVGTPGRILDHLDRRTLRPDNVRFLVLDEADEMLRMGFAEDVDRVLSSTPSDRQVALFSATMPPAIRRVAEQHLNHPVEVTVARQSSTVTTVRQTYAVVPHRHKTGALARVLAVTEADAAIVFVRTRGAAEEIGSALVERGISAAYISGDVAQADREKIVDRLRSGALDVLVATDVAARGLDVERLGLVVNLDLPREPETYVHRIGRTGRAGRAGEALTFVTPSEQARLRQIERTTRHQLTEVTIPSPAQVSAHRATALLGKVDERAARGRLEASRAAVTDYLEANPQADLVELLAVLTALAVGDEGPQARPELGDDLDDALSRAHLTSERGGRPESGRYDNERGGRDVRDRARAGSSSGGPRYRVAVGHRDGLQPGALVGALTGEGGLTGKDVGKIDIFGSFALVDIPNGLTPEVVERLARTRVAGRPLHIRVDSGPRPGHGASRPAGGPPRTRHGSAHPADSAPARHR, encoded by the coding sequence ATGAACGGTCATCCTTCTGTGAGTTCTGTGCTGTCCTCTTCCACGCCCACGTCGGGTTCTGCCCCTGCAGACTCCACCGTCGTGTTCGACGACCTGGGCCTTCCGGCCCCGCTCGCCGCGGCGGTCGCCGACCTCGGCTTCGTCACCCCGTCCGCGATCCAGGAGCAGGCGGTGCCCGCTCTGCTGTCCGGTCGGGACATCGTCGGCGTCGCGCAGACCGGTACCGGCAAGACCGCCGCGTTCGGCCTGCCGCTGCTCGCCGCGATCGACCCGTCGGTGCACGGCGTGCAGGCCATCGTGCTGACGCCGACCCGTGAGCTGGCGATGCAGGTCGCCGACGCGATCAGCTCGTTCGCCACCCACCTGCCCGGCATCGACGTCGTGGCCGTGTACGGCGGGGCGCCGTTCCTGCCCCAGCAGCGTGCGCTGCAGCGCGGCGCCCAGGTCGTCGTCGGCACCCCCGGACGCATCCTCGACCACCTCGACCGCCGCACGCTGCGCCCGGACAACGTCCGGTTCCTCGTGCTCGACGAGGCCGACGAGATGCTGCGCATGGGCTTCGCCGAGGACGTCGACCGCGTGCTGAGCTCGACGCCGTCCGACCGGCAGGTCGCCCTGTTCTCCGCGACCATGCCCCCGGCCATCCGCCGGGTGGCCGAGCAGCACCTCAACCACCCGGTCGAGGTCACGGTCGCCCGCCAGTCCTCCACGGTCACCACCGTGCGGCAGACCTATGCGGTCGTCCCGCACCGGCACAAGACCGGCGCGCTGGCCCGGGTGCTCGCGGTCACCGAGGCGGACGCCGCGATCGTGTTCGTCCGCACCCGCGGTGCCGCCGAGGAGATCGGCAGCGCGCTGGTCGAGCGAGGCATCTCCGCCGCCTACATCTCCGGCGACGTCGCCCAGGCCGACCGCGAGAAGATCGTCGACCGGCTGCGCTCGGGTGCGCTGGACGTGCTCGTCGCGACCGACGTGGCCGCCCGCGGGCTCGACGTCGAACGGCTGGGCCTCGTCGTCAACCTCGACCTGCCGCGCGAGCCCGAGACGTACGTGCACCGGATCGGCCGGACAGGTCGCGCCGGCCGTGCGGGCGAGGCACTCACGTTCGTCACGCCCAGCGAGCAGGCCCGCCTGCGCCAGATCGAGCGCACCACGCGCCACCAGCTCACCGAGGTCACGATCCCCTCGCCCGCGCAGGTCTCCGCGCACCGGGCCACGGCACTGCTGGGCAAGGTCGACGAGCGTGCAGCACGCGGCCGGCTCGAGGCCTCCCGTGCGGCCGTGACCGACTACCTCGAGGCGAACCCGCAGGCCGACCTGGTCGAGCTGCTCGCCGTGCTGACGGCCCTGGCCGTCGGTGACGAGGGCCCGCAGGCCCGTCCCGAGCTCGGCGACGACCTCGACGACGCGCTCAGCCGCGCACACCTGACGTCCGAGCGTGGCGGACGACCCGAGAGCGGACGGTACGACAACGAGCGTGGTGGCCGTGACGTGCGCGATCGCGCGCGGGCCGGCTCGTCCTCCGGCGGGCCGCGCTACCGCGTCGCCGTGGGCCACCGCGACGGCCTGCAGCCGGGCGCCCTCGTGGGTGCCCTGACGGGCGAGGGCGGGCTCACCGGCAAGGACGTCGGCAAGATCGACATCTTCGGCAGCTTCGCCCTGGTCGACATCCCCAACGGGCTCACGCCCGAGGTGGTCGAGCGTCTGGCGCGCACCCGTGTCGCGGGGCGTCCCCTGCACATCCGCGTCGACTCGGGCCCGCGTCCGGGCCACGGCGCCTCCCGCCCGGCCGGTGGCCCCCCGCGCACGCGGCACGGCTCCGCGCACCCGGCGGACTCGGCGCCCGCACGACACCGCTGA
- a CDS encoding CDP-alcohol phosphatidyltransferase family protein — MPQSDVVTQRVLTVPNVISFVRLLLVPVFAVLIYVGRDATAVLVLAFSGATDWLDGVLARRLGQVSRLGQLLDPAADRLFILVTLVGLAWRGAVPWWLVAVLVLRDVVLSVMLLVLRRAGFGPLPVHLAGKAGTFALLYAFPLLLLSEWADPVGVVCGVVGWAFALWGVGLYWFSAGLYLTQARELLRARHPRTV, encoded by the coding sequence GTGCCGCAGAGCGACGTCGTCACGCAGCGCGTGCTCACCGTGCCGAACGTGATCAGCTTCGTCCGGCTGCTGCTGGTGCCGGTCTTCGCGGTTCTCATCTACGTCGGCCGGGATGCGACGGCGGTTCTCGTGCTGGCGTTCTCCGGTGCGACGGACTGGCTGGACGGTGTGCTCGCCCGTCGGCTCGGTCAGGTCTCCCGCCTGGGGCAGCTGCTCGACCCTGCTGCCGACCGGCTGTTCATCCTCGTGACGCTTGTCGGCCTCGCGTGGCGCGGTGCGGTGCCCTGGTGGCTCGTCGCCGTGCTCGTGCTGCGCGACGTGGTCCTGTCCGTGATGCTGCTGGTGCTGCGCCGGGCCGGCTTCGGCCCGCTCCCGGTGCACCTGGCCGGCAAGGCCGGCACGTTCGCGCTGCTGTACGCCTTCCCGCTCCTGCTGCTGTCCGAGTGGGCCGATCCGGTCGGGGTCGTGTGCGGGGTCGTCGGGTGGGCCTTCGCGCTGTGGGGCGTCGGCCTGTACTGGTTCTCCGCCGGGCTCTACCTCACCCAGGCGCGTGAGCTGCTCCGGGCACGGCACCCGAGGACCGTGTGA
- a CDS encoding substrate-binding domain-containing protein has protein sequence MGTVRRGQTPATARRTIGVLSPVVGGFYFGALIAGIARAARAAGHRVVAVQTFPAGLDRERYPDEPALHTPVGLGAVDGLVVVGSAVRHDRLASIRAWGVPFVLVSEDPVPGGTEPVLVPDNVGGVRSAVEHLLQHGHTAVGFVGHLAQRDMRERHAAYRAALLEHGIEPAEAWCYEASDNHEQGGADAAARLVAAGTPTTAVVVATDRNAVGFQRALRTSGFLLPRDQAVVGFDHTESGARVVPRLTTVDPHYDRVGELAVAALLARLPGAEPGVATGSDTGSETGARTAPGEGTSGEALSPPSRLVVRESCGCTESRAEPAARGAAPDADPRADLDADVDADVDAARERLQTLAGTAFGGPGASSSLRRIGSEARDAWWRAVTDPIEAAADRCAVPQVTAMARLADLTVALQPHPEALEQIVPAVRDLEVAAVRRRPSPVSSAAAARAATDVLQALAQGCTRAMLARSGRLERTIADQYEVDMDLLRGEGTSARALGWLPRGTRGPACLALWLGTDQGAGDPELEVVGVHDPSGTLSRLIGVRTTASQFPPVALTRAGAVGSSDVTFVLPVTFGGSDWGLLAIDGAVETRSTSARDRFNHWAALLAVALDQERLLTSLREQRRALEQAAGRERDLADAVRASEERYALASLAAQDGTWDWDVSAGTVYFSPRWKQTLGYREDEIGSSPGEWLDRVHPTDRDELSAAIASQLAGSRAPLELEHRVRTASGDYRWMACRAVTVLDDAGCPARLVGALVDVTERKETQIALQRDALHDPETGLVNRLLFEDRLATALARTRRNASYDCALAVVRVVPGTEPGGLDSLVQREGDVHPVRALDARREVVRRLCSPLRDGDTSARLGEDEFAVLLDDTDTTGVPERVRQLLDGLRADLGRRVAIGLVDGLRGLRDVGEVLREADIAVLRGQARDESGRRPLLR, from the coding sequence GTGGGCACGGTGCGACGCGGTCAGACCCCGGCGACGGCCCGCCGCACGATCGGGGTGCTCTCACCCGTGGTCGGCGGCTTCTACTTCGGTGCGCTCATCGCCGGCATCGCCCGGGCCGCACGCGCCGCAGGCCACCGTGTCGTCGCGGTGCAGACGTTCCCCGCGGGACTGGACCGCGAGCGCTACCCGGACGAGCCGGCGCTGCACACCCCGGTCGGGCTCGGTGCGGTCGACGGCCTCGTGGTCGTGGGCAGCGCCGTACGGCACGACCGCCTGGCCTCCATCCGTGCGTGGGGCGTCCCGTTCGTGCTGGTCAGCGAGGACCCCGTGCCGGGCGGGACGGAGCCGGTCCTCGTCCCGGACAACGTCGGCGGGGTGCGCTCGGCCGTGGAGCACCTGCTGCAGCACGGGCACACGGCGGTCGGCTTCGTCGGTCACCTCGCTCAGCGCGACATGCGTGAGCGGCACGCGGCCTACCGTGCCGCGTTGCTCGAGCACGGCATCGAGCCGGCCGAGGCCTGGTGCTACGAGGCGAGCGACAACCACGAGCAGGGCGGTGCCGACGCCGCCGCCCGCCTCGTCGCCGCGGGGACACCGACCACCGCGGTGGTCGTCGCGACGGACCGCAACGCGGTCGGCTTCCAGCGCGCCCTGCGCACGAGCGGCTTCCTGTTGCCCCGCGACCAGGCGGTCGTGGGCTTCGACCACACGGAGTCGGGCGCACGGGTCGTGCCCCGGCTGACGACCGTGGACCCGCACTACGACCGTGTCGGTGAGCTCGCCGTCGCGGCACTCCTGGCACGGCTGCCCGGAGCAGAGCCGGGCGTGGCGACGGGATCGGACACAGGATCGGAGACGGGCGCGCGCACAGCGCCGGGCGAGGGCACGTCCGGCGAGGCGCTGAGCCCGCCGTCGCGGCTCGTCGTCCGTGAGTCGTGCGGCTGCACGGAGTCCCGCGCGGAGCCCGCGGCGCGCGGTGCGGCACCCGACGCCGACCCGCGTGCCGACCTCGACGCGGATGTCGACGCCGATGTCGACGCTGCGCGCGAACGACTGCAGACTCTGGCCGGCACGGCCTTCGGCGGGCCCGGGGCGAGCAGCAGCCTGCGTCGGATCGGCAGCGAGGCCCGCGACGCCTGGTGGCGCGCGGTCACGGACCCGATCGAGGCGGCAGCCGATCGGTGCGCGGTCCCGCAGGTGACGGCCATGGCGCGGCTGGCCGACCTGACGGTCGCTCTCCAGCCGCACCCGGAGGCGCTCGAGCAGATCGTCCCCGCGGTGCGTGACCTCGAGGTCGCGGCCGTGCGCCGGCGCCCGTCGCCCGTGTCGTCGGCCGCCGCGGCGCGAGCCGCCACCGACGTCCTGCAGGCGCTCGCCCAGGGCTGCACGAGGGCCATGCTGGCGCGCAGCGGACGGCTCGAGCGGACGATCGCCGACCAGTACGAGGTCGACATGGACCTGCTGCGCGGCGAGGGCACGAGCGCCCGTGCGCTGGGCTGGCTGCCTCGCGGGACGCGCGGGCCCGCATGCCTGGCGCTGTGGCTGGGCACGGACCAGGGTGCGGGCGACCCCGAGCTCGAGGTCGTGGGGGTGCACGACCCGTCCGGCACGCTGTCGCGGCTGATCGGTGTGCGCACGACCGCGAGCCAGTTCCCGCCGGTGGCGCTGACCCGTGCGGGTGCGGTGGGTTCGAGCGACGTCACGTTCGTGCTGCCCGTGACGTTCGGGGGCAGCGACTGGGGTCTGCTCGCGATCGACGGGGCCGTGGAGACCCGGTCGACGAGCGCACGCGACCGGTTCAACCACTGGGCAGCCCTGCTCGCCGTCGCCCTCGACCAGGAGCGCCTGCTCACCTCGCTGCGTGAGCAGCGACGCGCGCTGGAGCAGGCCGCAGGTCGCGAGCGCGACCTGGCCGACGCCGTGCGGGCCAGCGAGGAGAGGTACGCGCTCGCCTCGTTGGCCGCGCAGGACGGTACGTGGGACTGGGACGTGTCCGCGGGCACGGTGTACTTCTCACCCCGCTGGAAGCAGACGCTCGGGTACCGGGAGGACGAGATCGGCTCCTCGCCGGGAGAGTGGCTCGATCGGGTGCACCCGACCGATCGCGACGAGCTGTCGGCGGCCATCGCGAGCCAGCTGGCAGGGTCGAGGGCACCTCTCGAGCTCGAGCACCGGGTCCGGACCGCGTCCGGTGACTACCGCTGGATGGCGTGCCGGGCGGTCACCGTGCTCGACGACGCCGGGTGCCCTGCTCGGCTCGTGGGTGCGCTTGTCGACGTGACCGAACGCAAGGAGACCCAGATCGCCCTGCAGCGTGACGCCCTGCACGACCCGGAGACGGGTCTGGTGAACCGGCTGCTGTTCGAGGACCGGCTCGCCACGGCGTTGGCACGTACCCGTCGCAACGCGTCGTACGACTGCGCCCTCGCGGTCGTCCGGGTGGTCCCGGGCACCGAGCCGGGCGGCCTCGACTCCCTCGTCCAGCGTGAGGGCGACGTGCATCCCGTCCGGGCGCTGGACGCGCGTCGCGAGGTGGTCCGCCGGCTGTGCAGCCCGCTGCGCGATGGGGACACCTCCGCCCGGCTCGGTGAGGACGAGTTCGCCGTCCTGCTCGACGACACCGACACCACCGGGGTCCCGGAGCGTGTCCGGCAGCTGCTCGACGGGTTGCGGGCCGACCTGGGCCGCCGGGTGGCGATCGGGCTGGTCGACGGACTGCGAGGGTTGCGTGACGTGGGGGAGGTGCTCCGCGAGGCGGACATCGCGGTCCTGCGGGGCCAGGCCCGCGACGAGTCGGGGCGACGTCCGTTGCTGCGCTGA
- a CDS encoding small basic family protein — MIAVIGLVIGVVIGLVVQPTVPVELQPYLPIAVVAALDALFGGLRAMLDGIFDDRVFLISFLSNVVVAALIVFLGDQLGVGTQLSTAVVVVLGIRIFSNAAAIRRHLFKA; from the coding sequence GTGATCGCGGTCATCGGGCTCGTCATCGGTGTCGTCATCGGGCTCGTGGTGCAGCCCACGGTGCCCGTCGAGCTGCAGCCCTACCTGCCCATCGCGGTCGTCGCCGCGCTCGACGCCTTGTTCGGCGGTCTGCGCGCGATGCTCGACGGCATCTTCGACGACCGGGTGTTCCTCATCTCGTTCCTGTCGAACGTCGTCGTTGCCGCGTTGATCGTGTTCCTCGGGGACCAGCTCGGCGTCGGGACCCAGCTGTCCACGGCGGTCGTGGTCGTGCTCGGCATCCGGATCTTCTCGAACGCGGCGGCGATCCGCCGCCACCTGTTCAAGGCATGA
- a CDS encoding FHA domain-containing protein, with amino-acid sequence MSDDRQVPEPFGSDLAHPAPGVDTTMVFGAIEQVELEGQGQAPGGLTADEAAAVQALPPTSALLVMQRGPSAGARFLLDAERTVAGRSTHADIFLDDVTVSRKHAEFVRDGLQFVVRDIGSLNGTYVNRTRIDQALLRAGDEVQIGKYRLTFHPSPHRESPTA; translated from the coding sequence ATGAGCGACGATCGGCAGGTGCCCGAGCCTTTCGGCTCGGACCTCGCCCACCCCGCGCCCGGGGTCGACACGACGATGGTCTTCGGCGCGATCGAGCAGGTCGAGCTCGAGGGGCAGGGGCAGGCCCCCGGCGGGCTCACGGCCGACGAGGCCGCCGCCGTGCAGGCGCTGCCCCCGACCTCGGCCCTGCTGGTCATGCAGCGTGGCCCGAGCGCCGGCGCGCGGTTCCTGCTCGACGCGGAGCGGACGGTCGCCGGGCGCAGCACGCACGCCGACATCTTCCTGGACGACGTGACGGTCTCGCGCAAGCACGCGGAGTTCGTGCGCGACGGGCTGCAGTTCGTGGTGCGGGACATCGGCTCGCTCAACGGCACGTACGTCAACCGCACGCGGATCGACCAGGCCCTCCTGCGCGCCGGTGACGAGGTGCAGATCGGCAAGTACCGGCTCACGTTCCACCCGAGCCCGCACCGCGAGTCGCCCACCGCGTGA
- a CDS encoding DUF881 domain-containing protein, translated as MTARHGTPAGAPAGPARRPDASMTLLIEVQERPLDPGYQLVADRRRAGEAPPRRWAGSAVLTVLALLLGLGVTAATVALRRPAADVAATRQLLEEQITARTDEATALGQQVTGLSSEISALQTQALASEDPELLAALNRDAVAAGTVAVTGAGLRIVLTDAPTADPDTQDPDERVQDFDLQVLANALWASGAEAVAINGERLTATSAIRSAGDAVYVDLVPLVSPYTVEAIGDPVGLQTGLAQSSAGSHLASLRSMYRIGVQLQSVQDLELPGTGQVTLRYATVPPDTDLGVLGDTSPTVSPSPGDTPTPAGETGTDDTADAVHARGHL; from the coding sequence GTGACGGCCCGTCACGGCACCCCGGCCGGCGCACCGGCCGGCCCGGCCCGGCGACCGGACGCCTCGATGACGCTGCTCATCGAGGTCCAGGAACGGCCGCTCGACCCCGGGTACCAGCTGGTGGCCGACCGTCGACGTGCGGGCGAGGCCCCACCCCGCCGATGGGCGGGCTCCGCCGTGCTCACGGTCCTCGCGCTCCTGCTGGGGCTCGGCGTCACCGCGGCGACGGTCGCCCTGCGGCGCCCCGCCGCCGACGTGGCCGCCACGCGGCAGCTGCTCGAGGAGCAGATCACCGCCCGGACCGACGAGGCGACGGCGCTGGGGCAGCAGGTCACCGGGCTCAGCAGCGAGATCAGCGCGCTGCAGACGCAGGCCCTGGCCAGCGAGGACCCCGAGCTGCTCGCCGCGCTCAACCGCGACGCCGTCGCGGCAGGGACCGTCGCGGTGACGGGCGCAGGGCTGCGCATCGTGCTGACCGACGCCCCCACGGCCGACCCGGACACGCAGGACCCCGACGAACGCGTGCAGGACTTCGACCTCCAGGTCCTGGCCAACGCGCTGTGGGCCTCGGGCGCGGAGGCGGTCGCGATCAACGGCGAACGTCTGACCGCGACGTCGGCGATCCGGTCGGCCGGCGATGCGGTCTACGTCGACCTCGTGCCGCTCGTGAGCCCCTACACGGTCGAGGCGATCGGTGACCCGGTGGGTCTGCAGACCGGCCTCGCGCAGTCCAGCGCAGGCTCCCACCTGGCGTCGCTGCGCTCGATGTACCGGATCGGCGTACAGCTGCAGTCAGTGCAGGACCTCGAGCTGCCGGGTACGGGCCAGGTCACGCTCCGGTACGCCACGGTCCCTCCGGACACGGACCTGGGGGTGCTGGGCGACACCTCGCCGACCGTGTCGCCCAGTCCCGGGGACACCCCCACGCCCGCGGGCGAGACCGGGACGGACGACACGGCAGACGCCGTGCACGCCCGGGGTCACCTGTGA
- a CDS encoding bifunctional nuclease family protein yields MGEDDELVPVEVVGVRQNLADAEVVVLLLDPDAELLVPILIGPAEASAIASAQAGIVPPRPMTHDLLRDALRAAGATVNRVEIVRLEEGVFHAALVLGTGRRVDSRASDAIAVALRFGCPVLCSAEVVAVAGIEVRTGPTEQDLERFREFLDHVEPEDFGTTGDAGQGGR; encoded by the coding sequence GTGGGGGAAGACGACGAGCTGGTCCCGGTGGAGGTCGTGGGTGTCCGTCAGAACCTGGCGGACGCCGAGGTCGTCGTGCTGCTCCTCGACCCCGACGCCGAGCTGCTCGTCCCGATCCTCATCGGTCCGGCGGAGGCCTCTGCCATCGCCTCCGCCCAGGCCGGGATCGTCCCGCCGAGGCCGATGACGCACGATCTGCTGCGTGATGCGTTGCGGGCGGCGGGTGCGACCGTGAACCGGGTCGAGATCGTGCGGCTTGAGGAGGGCGTGTTCCATGCCGCGCTCGTGCTCGGCACGGGTCGACGCGTGGACTCGCGTGCGTCCGACGCGATCGCGGTGGCCCTGCGGTTCGGCTGCCCGGTGCTGTGCTCGGCGGAGGTCGTGGCCGTGGCCGGCATCGAGGTGCGGACCGGTCCGACCGAGCAGGATCTCGAGCGGTTCCGGGAGTTCCTGGACCACGTCGAGCCCGAGGACTTCGGGACGACCGGTGACGCCGGGCAGGGGGGTCGTTGA
- a CDS encoding DUF881 domain-containing protein, with translation MTTSAGTPADPPADDAEGLAADSADDVAAHELAADDGTSGDLPDADPSPEEAFGDGADEAGDDPDDQPDEDREAQADDAIERQMARLAAVLDPGTVVELEPEDDPGFPSSSIAGPAVDASATRPADEIEAEANPDPAVEVIDPVVGSALDGWRTLARSLRPRATKGQLLAGLLCAVLGFALAVQVRQTATVNLSTLRQEDLLRILDEATTRGDDLASEVSALEHERNQLLSDGDTRQAARDAARRTAIAQGILTGRLPAQGPGVTVTITDPDGTVKPATLLNFMEELRNAGAEAIELNDLRVTASSAFTGDPGSVVLDGIIISPPYRWTVIGDPDTIAPALEIPGGAVATVRGNGGAATVDQQDLVTIDALRTTPEPSYATPVPPTTG, from the coding sequence ATGACGACCTCGGCCGGCACCCCGGCGGACCCGCCCGCGGACGACGCGGAGGGGCTCGCCGCGGACTCCGCGGACGACGTCGCAGCCCACGAGCTCGCGGCCGACGACGGCACCTCGGGGGACCTGCCGGACGCCGATCCCTCGCCGGAGGAGGCCTTCGGCGACGGCGCCGACGAGGCGGGCGACGATCCGGACGACCAGCCGGATGAGGATCGAGAGGCGCAGGCGGACGACGCGATCGAGCGTCAGATGGCCCGACTGGCTGCCGTGCTGGACCCCGGCACCGTCGTCGAGCTCGAGCCGGAGGACGACCCCGGCTTCCCTTCCTCGTCGATCGCCGGTCCGGCCGTCGACGCGTCCGCCACCCGTCCGGCGGACGAGATCGAGGCGGAGGCGAACCCCGATCCCGCCGTCGAGGTGATCGACCCGGTCGTCGGATCGGCGCTCGACGGCTGGCGCACCCTCGCCCGGAGCCTGCGTCCCCGCGCGACGAAGGGGCAGCTGCTCGCCGGTCTGCTCTGCGCGGTGCTGGGCTTCGCGCTGGCCGTGCAGGTGCGTCAGACGGCGACGGTCAACCTCTCGACGCTGCGTCAGGAGGACCTGCTGCGCATCCTCGACGAGGCGACGACCCGAGGCGACGACCTCGCGAGCGAGGTCTCGGCACTCGAGCACGAGCGCAACCAGCTGCTCTCCGACGGCGACACGCGGCAGGCGGCGCGTGACGCCGCGCGACGGACCGCCATCGCGCAGGGCATCCTGACCGGCCGGCTTCCGGCGCAGGGCCCCGGCGTCACGGTCACCATCACGGACCCGGACGGCACCGTGAAGCCCGCGACGCTGCTCAACTTCATGGAGGAGCTGCGCAACGCCGGTGCGGAGGCGATCGAGCTCAACGACCTGCGGGTGACCGCGAGCAGCGCGTTCACCGGAGACCCCGGATCGGTCGTCCTCGACGGCATCATCATCTCTCCGCCGTACCGCTGGACCGTGATCGGCGACCCGGACACGATCGCGCCCGCACTGGAGATCCCCGGTGGTGCCGTGGCGACCGTCCGGGGGAACGGCGGCGCGGCCACGGTCGACCAGCAGGACCTCGTCACGATCGACGCGCTGCGCACCACACCCGAGCCGTCGTACGCGACGCCGGTGCCTCCGACGACGGGCTGA
- a CDS encoding CoA-binding protein, producing the protein MEHRNDPDVIARLLGTPGRWAVVGLSTSTTRAAYGVAAYLQGRGHTIVPVHPSAPTVHGEVGYRRLEDVPGPVDVVDVFVNSWRAGAVVDEAIAVGARAVWLQLGVVDEAAARRAKAAGLDVVMDACPTIEGGRPVRLDER; encoded by the coding sequence GTGGAGCACCGCAACGACCCGGACGTGATCGCGCGTCTGCTCGGCACCCCCGGACGATGGGCCGTCGTCGGCCTGTCGACCAGCACGACGCGCGCGGCGTACGGGGTCGCGGCCTACCTGCAGGGTCGCGGTCACACGATCGTGCCCGTGCACCCGTCGGCCCCGACCGTGCACGGCGAGGTCGGGTACCGGCGGCTCGAGGACGTGCCGGGGCCCGTCGACGTCGTCGACGTGTTCGTCAACTCCTGGCGTGCCGGCGCGGTCGTCGACGAGGCGATCGCCGTCGGTGCACGTGCGGTGTGGCTCCAGCTCGGTGTCGTCGACGAGGCGGCGGCTCGTCGCGCGAAGGCCGCCGGGCTCGACGTCGTGATGGACGCGTGCCCGACGATCGAGGGCGGCCGGCCGGTGCGGCTCGACGAGCGCTGA
- the ftsR gene encoding transcriptional regulator FtsR, with amino-acid sequence MRISDVLAALQIEFPAVTTSKLRFLEEQGLVEPVRTPAGYRQYSPADIERLRYVLRQQRDRYMPLKVIGEHLAALDAGEEDGPAPRARLAASDGVRSSAVARWTAETLAHEAGVTRDFVEDLVRAAVLRPGPRGVFEPWAREVVVAAAALSEHGIDARHLRQFRAAADRQADLVEQVVAPWRGQRSASSRARAGTLAAEVGELCTQMHTALVRAAVADLAP; translated from the coding sequence ATGCGGATCTCGGACGTGCTGGCAGCGCTGCAGATCGAGTTCCCCGCGGTGACGACCTCCAAGCTGCGCTTCCTCGAGGAGCAGGGGCTCGTCGAGCCGGTCCGCACCCCGGCGGGGTACCGCCAGTACTCGCCGGCCGACATCGAACGGCTCAGGTACGTCCTGCGCCAGCAGCGCGATCGCTACATGCCGCTCAAGGTCATCGGCGAGCACCTCGCCGCACTCGACGCCGGCGAGGAGGACGGCCCGGCACCGCGCGCCCGGCTGGCTGCCAGCGACGGCGTCCGTTCGTCGGCCGTGGCCCGGTGGACCGCCGAGACGCTGGCGCACGAGGCCGGGGTCACCCGGGACTTCGTCGAGGACCTGGTGAGGGCGGCCGTGCTCCGACCCGGTCCGCGCGGGGTCTTCGAGCCGTGGGCCCGCGAGGTCGTGGTCGCCGCGGCCGCGCTGTCCGAGCACGGCATCGACGCCCGTCACCTGCGGCAGTTCCGCGCGGCCGCGGACCGGCAGGCGGATCTCGTGGAGCAGGTCGTGGCTCCGTGGCGCGGTCAGCGCAGTGCGTCCTCGCGCGCCCGCGCGGGGACGTTGGCGGCCGAGGTCGGCGAGCTGTGCACCCAGATGCACACGGCGCTGGTGCGGGCTGCGGTCGCCGACCTGGCACCCTGA